The following coding sequences lie in one Thermodesulforhabdaceae bacterium genomic window:
- a CDS encoding FmdE family protein, with amino-acid sequence MKKIRGFLILCGVFFVLSCNLQMLNKSGDAIASSYDNWAILGHKASSYAQKALGKSYGLIVLTNAGHAEVNGQSTLAVVDGITRSTPVSIGDKTLLIVHSSVFSPLWFAFYDPSSGKCAYLELIGDAIKGKSDFSSLPLSVFKGPAVERIDAQYVIAHESEFDQKVSQKVFGGNEFRIVTIANAAAMNVPDYVINSVLFHDHYCPGVTSGILIANWAKKNFAPLSGGGYFVQGIDPWCKEDALQIMLNATPGKKGYAVSYASSDNKAKWKDEFKNASTILYRENPSTKQWEGVVLGFSFGQNTGCESIKSPTVLRLCQDIWYLKYLDAPEQFVSKLYSFTLPSGKTPQDLARPGVDPMKELGLTNP; translated from the coding sequence ATGAAAAAAATAAGGGGGTTTCTCATACTTTGTGGAGTGTTTTTCGTCCTTTCTTGTAACTTGCAGATGTTGAATAAATCTGGGGATGCGATCGCTTCTAGCTACGACAATTGGGCTATTCTTGGACATAAAGCATCGTCTTATGCTCAAAAAGCTCTTGGTAAGTCATATGGGCTTATCGTCTTGACCAATGCTGGTCATGCTGAAGTAAATGGTCAATCCACTCTAGCTGTTGTTGACGGTATAACCAGATCAACACCGGTAAGTATCGGAGATAAAACTTTGCTTATCGTTCACAGTAGCGTCTTTTCTCCTCTGTGGTTTGCTTTTTACGATCCTTCATCCGGTAAATGTGCTTATCTAGAATTGATAGGCGATGCTATTAAAGGAAAAAGCGATTTTTCAAGTCTTCCACTTTCGGTTTTCAAAGGTCCTGCGGTGGAACGCATTGATGCTCAGTATGTGATAGCTCATGAATCTGAATTTGATCAGAAGGTTTCCCAAAAAGTTTTTGGAGGAAATGAATTTCGCATTGTTACCATTGCAAACGCTGCAGCCATGAATGTGCCTGATTATGTTATCAATTCTGTTCTTTTTCATGACCACTACTGCCCTGGGGTGACTTCAGGAATTCTCATAGCTAATTGGGCTAAAAAGAATTTTGCTCCTTTGTCTGGCGGGGGATATTTTGTTCAGGGTATTGATCCATGGTGTAAAGAGGATGCTCTTCAAATAATGCTTAATGCTACTCCGGGCAAGAAAGGCTATGCAGTAAGCTACGCATCCTCTGATAATAAGGCTAAGTGGAAAGATGAGTTTAAAAATGCTTCTACCATCTTATATCGAGAAAATCCATCAACCAAGCAGTGGGAAGGAGTGGTTCTTGGGTTTAGTTTCGGCCAGAATACCGGTTGTGAGTCTATAAAATCCCCCACGGTTTTAAGACTTTGCCAGGATATCTGGTATTTGAAATATCTTGATGCTCCAGAACAGTTTGTTTCCAAACTTTATTCCTTTACTCTTCCTTCTGGGAAAACCCCCCAGGATCTCGCTCGCCCCGGCGTAGATCCTATGAAAGAGCTGGGACTCACTAATCCTTAG
- a CDS encoding cation diffusion facilitator family transporter, with protein MQNSKAIRQVMAVVLLIHCLVLAIKILAWHTTNSAAILSDALEGIVNLLTSIFASISLWIASRPPDLSHPYGHGKMEYFAVGFEGALIVVAAGGIFWESISRLMHPVEVSRLGQGILLVVTGAAIQLIAVLGLLITARKTQSPTLKAEGYHIFSDVLSTAAVLLGLAIVALTGYPHADTITAILIGLFILASGIKLVKEAFEGLMDKSDQDLLDKITKILCEHRREYWIDIHQLRSRRQGNRIFIDLHLILPRNFHLWQAHLEAKEIEHLLQKSFSQPVDVLVYLDPCEVPHCPICRKYDCEYRRSPQSMELLWDCETLSRTPPNQ; from the coding sequence ATGCAAAACTCTAAAGCCATCCGGCAAGTTATGGCAGTTGTTCTTCTCATACACTGCCTGGTGCTCGCAATAAAAATCCTGGCCTGGCATACTACTAATTCAGCAGCCATCCTTTCTGATGCTCTCGAAGGTATCGTCAATCTTCTCACAAGTATTTTTGCTTCTATAAGTCTCTGGATAGCATCTCGACCTCCCGATTTGAGTCATCCCTACGGACACGGGAAAATGGAATATTTCGCTGTAGGCTTTGAAGGTGCTCTTATCGTGGTTGCTGCAGGAGGAATTTTTTGGGAATCTATATCAAGGCTTATGCATCCTGTTGAGGTATCCAGGCTTGGACAAGGCATTTTGCTTGTTGTTACCGGGGCTGCAATTCAGCTCATTGCCGTCTTAGGACTTCTCATAACGGCTCGTAAGACTCAATCGCCTACCTTGAAAGCAGAAGGCTATCATATATTTTCAGACGTGCTTTCCACAGCCGCAGTTCTCCTAGGGCTTGCGATTGTTGCGCTTACGGGCTATCCTCACGCAGACACTATCACTGCTATACTCATAGGGCTTTTTATTCTTGCATCTGGAATAAAACTTGTAAAAGAAGCCTTTGAAGGGCTTATGGACAAGTCCGACCAGGATTTGCTCGATAAGATAACAAAAATTCTTTGCGAACACCGTCGTGAATACTGGATAGACATTCACCAACTAAGGTCAAGACGACAGGGAAATCGCATATTTATTGACCTACATTTGATCCTTCCAAGAAATTTTCACCTGTGGCAGGCTCATTTAGAGGCTAAAGAAATAGAACATCTTTTGCAGAAGAGCTTTTCTCAACCCGTTGATGTTCTGGTTTATCTGGATCCCTGCGAAGTTCCTCACTGTCCTATATGTAGAAAATACGACTGTGAATACCGAAGATCACCTCAGTCGATGGAACTGCTTTGGGACTGCGAAACCTTATCCAGAACTCCTCCGAACCAGTAA
- a CDS encoding TonB-dependent receptor, translating into MRYCAILFCFFVLFAGLGWAEDGNVQTQQQEQQLEEIVVKGVRIVTPTKQPGETVYTGTEVTRKGLDIQGEKAKTNVYEAISIVPGIVFEGVDPYNLASEQINVRIRGVRGYLGAMTVEGVPNYGGNPMGPRAYIYDMENFDSVAIYKGAVPGDLGSGVGNRGGAIELRPRWAQEKTSVEFAQSFGSYNYIRSFVRGDSGKIGPMDARLSLSYSYTQSDKWKGPGDIGPRHNFNSTIVQPLGDNLEIKLFANWNEVQNDKYRSLTYDQSRNLDLYRKLDFNDELTGNPANDQYYYKYNREWHRNRDLMVPIDVKLLDQFKLSLKPYISDEDADIRDGVSGGATGARMQKRIRDIERKGVISEASFDSFWVKTTVGYHFEAAEMDISSRNYGITPTGTLVYQGMGVTGTTGTTYVNSPYAKLAGSIDKFKWQVGAKYFRFEDADSDGYVSDSKDPWKLVRAPDLDRQGRTYDIWLPTAGVSYELFEGLEAYASYGKNFIRPYAYMPLVTLYSNNRSKFQAAGVTLNDLFKGYDIEESDNVDVGLRLRKEFFEITPTFFYSKHDKLLTTVYDPRVQLNYQQNIGKATGYGVEVGTSVYVSDWLTVFVNPTYNHLTYDEDITYKGATLSTDGKQVVDTPRWIVVSGVIAKWNDFEISPRMRYIGKRYGDAEHKEEVSSYTVFDLKISYTKENISFLPGMKNLGVSLEFDNIFNKKYVSLINAMDDAVTGATTYFVGAPFTVKASVSLAF; encoded by the coding sequence ATGAGGTATTGTGCTATCTTGTTCTGCTTTTTCGTGCTCTTTGCCGGCTTGGGCTGGGCGGAAGATGGAAATGTTCAGACTCAGCAGCAGGAGCAGCAGCTAGAAGAAATCGTTGTTAAAGGAGTTAGAATTGTTACTCCGACAAAACAGCCTGGCGAAACAGTTTATACCGGAACGGAAGTAACCAGAAAGGGCCTCGATATTCAGGGTGAGAAGGCAAAGACCAACGTTTATGAAGCGATAAGCATAGTGCCTGGAATAGTGTTTGAAGGTGTTGATCCTTATAATCTCGCTTCTGAGCAGATTAACGTCAGAATTAGAGGCGTCCGAGGCTATCTCGGGGCTATGACTGTTGAAGGTGTGCCGAATTACGGTGGTAATCCAATGGGTCCTCGAGCCTACATCTATGACATGGAAAACTTTGATAGTGTAGCCATCTATAAAGGGGCAGTTCCGGGAGATTTAGGATCCGGGGTTGGTAATAGGGGTGGAGCAATTGAACTTCGTCCCAGATGGGCTCAAGAAAAAACATCAGTTGAATTTGCCCAATCTTTTGGATCTTATAATTATATCAGGTCCTTTGTTAGAGGTGATTCGGGAAAAATTGGACCGATGGATGCCAGGCTGTCCCTTTCTTATTCCTACACGCAATCCGATAAGTGGAAAGGTCCTGGTGACATAGGTCCAAGACACAATTTCAACAGCACTATCGTTCAGCCTCTGGGAGACAACCTTGAAATCAAGCTTTTTGCAAACTGGAATGAGGTTCAAAACGATAAGTATAGATCTCTAACTTATGATCAGAGTCGAAATCTGGATCTTTACAGAAAGTTAGATTTTAACGATGAACTTACCGGGAACCCTGCCAACGACCAATATTACTATAAATATAACCGGGAATGGCATAGAAACAGGGATCTTATGGTTCCCATCGATGTTAAGCTTCTGGACCAATTCAAGCTTTCTCTAAAACCCTACATTTCTGATGAAGATGCCGATATTCGAGATGGTGTTTCAGGCGGGGCAACCGGAGCAAGAATGCAAAAACGAATCCGTGATATTGAGAGAAAAGGAGTAATTTCAGAAGCTTCCTTTGATAGCTTCTGGGTCAAAACAACTGTCGGTTACCATTTTGAAGCCGCAGAAATGGATATAAGCTCTCGCAATTATGGTATCACCCCCACCGGGACCCTGGTCTATCAAGGTATGGGTGTTACGGGCACAACAGGAACAACCTATGTCAACAGCCCCTATGCAAAACTCGCTGGTTCGATTGATAAGTTCAAATGGCAGGTTGGAGCAAAGTATTTTCGCTTTGAAGACGCAGATAGTGATGGTTATGTAAGCGATTCAAAGGATCCGTGGAAACTTGTGCGGGCGCCTGATCTGGATCGCCAAGGGCGCACTTACGACATCTGGCTTCCTACGGCTGGTGTCTCTTACGAGCTTTTTGAAGGGCTCGAAGCCTACGCAAGTTATGGTAAGAATTTTATTCGCCCCTACGCTTACATGCCTCTGGTGACGCTTTACAGTAATAACCGATCAAAGTTCCAAGCTGCTGGCGTAACTCTTAACGATCTTTTCAAAGGATACGACATAGAAGAATCGGACAATGTGGATGTGGGTCTTCGACTTCGAAAGGAATTTTTCGAGATTACCCCTACATTTTTCTATTCTAAGCACGACAAGCTTCTCACGACCGTTTACGATCCCCGAGTTCAGCTCAACTATCAGCAGAACATAGGAAAAGCTACGGGTTATGGAGTAGAAGTAGGCACAAGCGTTTATGTGTCTGACTGGCTTACTGTCTTTGTAAATCCAACCTATAATCATCTAACCTATGATGAGGATATCACCTATAAAGGAGCAACTCTTTCCACGGACGGAAAGCAGGTGGTTGACACACCAAGATGGATTGTTGTGTCAGGTGTTATCGCCAAGTGGAACGACTTCGAAATCTCTCCAAGAATGCGCTACATAGGTAAACGCTACGGCGATGCCGAACACAAAGAAGAAGTGTCATCTTATACGGTGTTTGACCTGAAGATAAGTTACACGAAGGAGAACATCTCTTTTCTCCCTGGAATGAAAAATCTTGGTGTAAGCCTTGAATTTGACAACATTTTCAACAAGAAATACGTTTCTCTTATCAACGCCATGGATGATGCTGTAACTGGAGCAACGACCTATTTCGTGGGTGCGCCTTTCACTGTTAAGGCTTCTGTATCATTAGCTTTTTAA